A genomic segment from Methanomicrobium sp. W14 encodes:
- a CDS encoding ABC transporter permease, with protein MDFSRILNIAGKEVRDHITSSRFIVLLFLMMTLCAVYMLRDTWVYFDEIRQYSIDSYYPLDYLPYSLSIFEGIRGAIGGSSIFGSIIAIALGFDLITKERESGSIKAILSVPIYRDELINGKALGGIIVLVVATTIVFVLAFGILLIYSIVPEIYELSYIFMFWFFTVLYLSGIFIMSLMLSTFAKSSGMSLIASLLALLILTSVIYTVGSSLPDFVLGPDPSEEYQSMEDYDPDAYYELSSDYSAKKDMIMDITDYFSLNTNYFMIAKVLTRPQDSREKSPDYFSTDAQEYDRTLPPVGEALSSMWGYILFLIAYPVVFFGIAYVKFMRLDLR; from the coding sequence ATGGATTTTAGCAGGATTTTAAATATAGCCGGAAAAGAAGTACGCGATCATATAACCAGTTCACGCTTTATCGTCCTTTTATTTCTGATGATGACACTCTGTGCCGTGTACATGCTGAGAGATACCTGGGTTTATTTTGATGAGATTAGACAGTACAGCATTGATTCTTATTACCCTCTTGACTATCTTCCGTATAGTCTGAGCATATTCGAAGGTATCAGGGGAGCAATTGGCGGAAGTTCTATATTCGGGTCGATTATCGCGATAGCGCTTGGTTTTGATTTAATCACAAAAGAGCGTGAATCAGGTTCCATTAAAGCAATACTTTCGGTACCAATTTACAGGGACGAACTAATAAACGGCAAGGCACTTGGCGGAATTATTGTCCTTGTAGTTGCAACAACGATAGTTTTTGTGCTTGCTTTCGGAATTCTCCTTATATATTCAATAGTTCCTGAAATCTATGAACTAAGCTATATTTTCATGTTCTGGTTTTTCACGGTTCTGTATCTGTCGGGGATTTTTATAATGTCACTTATGCTGTCGACTTTTGCGAAATCAAGCGGGATGTCCCTGATAGCTTCACTTCTGGCACTGCTTATTCTTACAAGTGTCATATATACCGTCGGAAGCTCTCTGCCGGATTTTGTTCTCGGTCCTGACCCATCTGAAGAATACCAGAGCATGGAGGATTATGATCCTGATGCCTATTATGAACTGTCATCTGATTATTCCGCAAAAAAGGACATGATTATGGATATTACTGATTATTTCAGCCTGAATACAAATTATTTCATGATTGCAAAAGTTCTTACAAGACCACAGGATTCAAGGGAGAAATCTCCTGACTACTTCTCAACAGATGCGCAGGAATATGACCGGACGCTTCCGCCTGTCGGAGAAGCCCTCTCGTCTATGTGGGGTTACATCCTCTTTCTTATCGCGTACCCTGTTGTCTTCTTCGGAATCGCCTACGTGAAGTTTATGAGGCTTGATCTGAGGTGA
- a CDS encoding ABC transporter ATP-binding protein has protein sequence MTKEYNGKKAVDNLNLEVGDGEVFGFLGPNGAGKSTTILMLAGMIEPTSGSCTVDGINVALDPLKGKEILGYLPEDVGFYRNLTGYENLDYLGKFYPITKSEREERIETLLKSVRLNDVPQKVGEYSRGMNQRLGLALALLNDPKVIILDEPTANLDPEGVLRYREIIKELEKEKKTILICSHVLSEVRAVCNTLGIISQGKLVARGSVEEVEDELIVQSNTPQKVVIKSINPDVYGFVESISNPEILGVDRTENGVEIRVKKDIREEIAKELDGNYCGITEMYLDRPGLEDLFLKVYRRE, from the coding sequence TTGACCAAAGAATATAACGGAAAAAAAGCTGTTGACAATTTAAACCTTGAGGTTGGCGACGGAGAGGTTTTCGGCTTTCTGGGCCCTAACGGTGCCGGAAAGAGCACAACAATCCTGATGCTTGCCGGAATGATTGAGCCTACCTCCGGGAGCTGCACGGTTGACGGTATCAATGTCGCCTTAGACCCGCTTAAGGGAAAGGAGATTTTAGGTTATCTTCCGGAAGACGTCGGTTTCTACAGAAATCTGACGGGGTATGAAAATCTCGATTACCTGGGAAAGTTCTACCCTATTACGAAAAGTGAAAGGGAGGAGAGAATCGAGACCCTTTTAAAGAGTGTGAGGCTAAACGACGTCCCGCAGAAGGTAGGCGAATACTCCCGCGGAATGAACCAGAGACTTGGACTTGCACTGGCCCTTTTAAACGACCCGAAAGTAATAATTCTTGACGAACCGACTGCAAACCTTGACCCTGAGGGTGTGTTAAGATACCGTGAAATCATAAAAGAGCTTGAAAAAGAAAAAAAAACGATTCTTATCTGCTCGCATGTCTTATCGGAAGTAAGGGCAGTCTGCAACACTCTCGGTATAATTTCTCAGGGAAAGCTTGTTGCAAGAGGGTCTGTTGAGGAGGTCGAGGACGAACTGATTGTACAGAGCAATACCCCTCAGAAAGTTGTAATAAAATCAATCAATCCTGACGTATACGGTTTTGTTGAATCAATCTCAAATCCTGAAATCCTCGGTGTCGACAGGACTGAAAACGGCGTTGAAATCCGGGTTAAAAAGGATATCAGAGAGGAGATAGCAAAAGAGCTTGACGGGAACTACTGCGGTATAACCGAGATGTACCTTGACAGACCGGGCCTTGAGGATTTGTTCCTGAAAGTCTACAGGAGGGAATAA
- a CDS encoding ABC transporter permease subunit yields the protein MDFHRLKVISQKEFSDHIKSRRFLFLLVIFCLVLGIEATSGVSSYNTALENYKNGDSMEIYQPSAVEVFSDIVNSVGGNGLGVIIGLALGFDLISGEREKRSLKTILSRPVYRDELINGKALGGLFAIAIITLISFIVVFSVMLIMGIVPDLDGIAGIGIIWVLTFLFISAFFSLSLMTSVIANTNSGSLLLSLVIIFILLLIIPIGGGEIVSHLLLGQPPQEPPFGSVSDSQYSEYLEQSDEYHKGIEAVNDFFDDFSMKSVYNDISIPITSPSNYVMGKVGFSAFCSDPDIADSIEKPDFWTVIEDKWIKIIVFLMWPVLFFGIAYVKFMRSDLR from the coding sequence GTGGATTTTCACCGCCTTAAGGTAATATCCCAAAAGGAATTTTCAGATCACATAAAAAGCAGGCGTTTTTTGTTTCTTCTGGTTATCTTTTGTCTTGTTCTTGGAATTGAGGCGACAAGTGGTGTCAGCTCATACAACACGGCGCTTGAGAATTACAAAAACGGGGATTCAATGGAGATTTACCAGCCTTCAGCAGTAGAGGTTTTTTCGGACATAGTAAATTCTGTGGGAGGAAACGGTCTTGGAGTTATAATCGGGCTTGCCCTGGGTTTTGACCTGATATCAGGTGAAAGAGAGAAGAGGTCGCTGAAGACAATTCTTTCAAGGCCCGTCTATCGTGACGAACTTATAAACGGCAAGGCACTTGGAGGGCTTTTTGCAATTGCGATAATTACGTTAATCAGCTTTATAGTAGTGTTTTCAGTGATGCTGATAATGGGAATCGTCCCGGATTTGGATGGTATTGCAGGAATTGGCATAATCTGGGTTTTGACTTTCCTTTTCATATCTGCTTTTTTTTCTCTTTCCCTTATGACTTCAGTAATTGCAAATACCAACAGTGGTTCTTTGCTGCTTTCTCTTGTAATAATTTTTATTTTGCTTCTTATCATTCCTATTGGAGGCGGAGAAATAGTAAGCCATTTACTGTTAGGACAGCCCCCGCAGGAACCTCCTTTCGGCTCAGTGTCCGATTCACAGTATTCAGAGTATCTGGAGCAGTCAGATGAGTACCATAAAGGAATCGAAGCCGTCAATGATTTTTTTGATGATTTTTCAATGAAAAGTGTTTATAATGACATAAGTATTCCTATCACATCACCTTCCAATTATGTGATGGGTAAAGTGGGATTTAGTGCGTTTTGTTCAGATCCTGATATTGCAGATTCCATTGAAAAGCCGGATTTCTGGACTGTAATTGAGGATAAATGGATAAAGATTATCGTATTTTTAATGTGGCCTGTTTTGTTCTTTGGAATTGCCTATGTTAAATTTATGAGGTCTGATTTGAGATAG